Proteins co-encoded in one Astatotilapia calliptera chromosome 18, fAstCal1.2, whole genome shotgun sequence genomic window:
- the LOC113010752 gene encoding uncharacterized protein LOC113010752, whose translation MKVFDQSDTEVDAEVFEEIVKGSPVTFRVMLSNEELGVSLSSSSSPSDDTIILNFTMCEPPEEAATTEGRQPKRPCHINYEAKALIEKILTTKPGGEHIIQEYAKTKSLTDATRRQMINILAAEMTEAHGHSADEDTIREKMKATFIYRHSMVSDDKNAADVFIVFPRFLDTPGLIEQDFRLLFDEVTANKFLERWPIDLKSKIVKESHGLVPTSELLELMCNAELGQ comes from the exons ATGAAGGTGTTTGACCAGTCTGACACAGAAGTAGACGCAGAGGTGTTTGAAGAAATAGTGAAGGGGTCACCTGTAACCTTCCGAGTCATGCTGAGCAATGAAGAACTTG GTGTATCtctgtcatcatcatcttctccaTCGGATGATACAATCATTCTAAACTTCACAATGTGTGAACCTCCTGAAGAAGCAGCAACCACTGAAGGAAGACAACCTAAAAGGCCATGCCATATAAACTATGAGGCaaaagct TTGATTGAAAAAATCCTAACAACAAAGCCTGGTGGTGAACACATCATACAAGAGTATGCAAAAACCAAATCTCTGACAGATGCAACTAGAAGACAGATGATAAATATACTTGCTGCTGAGATGACAGAAGCACATGG ACACTCTGCTGATGAAGACACTATCCGTGAAAAGATGAAAGCTACCTTCATTTATCGGCATTCAATGGTCAGCGATGATAAGAATGCAGCAGATGTCTTCATAGTCTTCCCGCGGTTTCTGGACACACCAGGACTG ATAGAACAAGATTTCAGACTCCTGTTTGATGAGGTCACTGCCAACAAATTCTTGGAGAGGTGGCCCATCGATCTCAAATCAAAGATTGTAAAGGAAAGTCATGGACTTGTACCCACCTCGGAGCTCTTGGAGTTGATGTGCAATGCTGA GCTGGGACAGTGA